One Rhodoferax sp. GW822-FHT02A01 genomic window, AGCAGCCCCACCTTGGCGGACGCTGATTCCTTGGATGGATTGGCCGTGCCAAACTGGATATCACCCGTCAACTGGCCACCTTCCTCGATCACCAGTTTGCCGTAACGGATCTTGCCGCTCACGCGTCCGGTGGAATAGACCACCAGTTTTTCGCGCACCGTCAGATCACCGTTGAAGGCGCCGTGAATCTCGGCGTAGTCAATCTCCGCCGAGCCCTTGAATGCGCCGATTGAGGTGATGTGCATGACGCGCGAGTCCATCGTGGCTTCCACCGTGCCTTCAACAATCAATGTGTCGCAGTCGGTGATTTCCACACCCTTGAGCTTGATGTTGGGCCCCACCGTGAGCTTGCTGCCACCCTCCTTGATGGGTGCGCCGGATATGGCCGGTGTGGCCGCACTCTCGATAGGCGCCGCAGGTGCCTGAACGGGTGCTGGCGTCGGTGCCGGGGCTACCGGTGCCGCTCCAGCGGCGACCGGGTGCGAGCCTGCGACGGCGCCGGGTTGGCCCGGGAGCGGACGGGAAGCAAGGGGATCGTTGGGGCGTTTACCAAAGAATGCGGGTTGCAATGCCATCGTGGTACTTTCAGAGATGAAGAGACTGCATGCTAGCCCCGTCATCTCGCAAATGCCCTTGGTCAATTGCAACATCTATGGTTCTTGTGCGACCAAATGTACGTGCCGTCAATGACACCCCACGCGACTACGCTGCGGCCCGGACAAAGTCGATGAACGCGCGCAGCGGTGCCGGTGGAAGCTTTCTACCCGGGTAGTACAAGAACGGCCCCGAAAAACGGGGCCACCAGGCCTCGAGCACGGGCTCCAGTGCACCGCTGTCGAGTTGGGGGCGCAGCCACTCGTCAAACAGGTACACCAGGCCCGTTCCGGCCATTGCTGTTTCAACCAGAAGATCAACTGCTGAGCCGATTTGCACGATGAGCGGACCGGCGGGCGTGATGCGTACCACCTCGCCTTTACGTTCGAACTCCCACGTGGGCATGGCGCCGCTGGCAAAGCGCCCGCGCAGGCAGGCGTGATGCAGCAACTCGCTGGGGTGCTGAGGGCGTCCACACCGATCCAGATAGCCCGGCGATGCGGCCAATGCGAAACGCTGCACGCGGGGCCCGATGGGCACGGCAATCATGTCCTTTTCCAGTCGTTCCTCGTAACGAATGCCTGCGTCGCACCCGACCGCAATCACATCCACAAAGCTGTCGTCCGCGAATACTTCCAGCTGGATGTCGGGGTAGGCTTCGAGAAAGGCGGGAATGATCGCTGGCAAAACCAGCCGTGCAGCACTGACCGCTGCATTGAGCCGCAGTGTGCCCGCCGGCCGATCACGAAAACCATTGACCACGTCGAGTGCGGATTGCACTTCGGTCAACGCGGGTGCAAGCCGCTCAATCAGGCGTTGCCCGGCCTCGGTTGGAACAACGCTGCGCGTCGTGCGATGGAGCAGCCGGACACCGAGTTGGGTTTCCAGACGGCGCACTGCCTCGCTCAGGCCAGAGGCGCTGGTTCCGCTGGCCCGGGCACCCACGCGGAAACCGCCGGCACGCGCAACGGCAAGGAATGCATTCAAATCGCCGAGGTCAGCTTCCATTGTTCAGTAATTCGTACAACCCGTGCGCATTGTGGCGGATTGTCGAACAAAGGGTGGGCACCTACCATTCGCCCACTTCAACCCCACGGGAACCTCGACCATGTCGCACCACGCTTCACACTCCATCTACCCACTCGGCCGCCGCTCGGTCAATCGGCTCGGCTATGGTGCCATGCAGCTCGCGGGCCCCGGTGTCTTCGGTCCGCCCAAAGACCGCGATGCTGCGCTGGCGGTTCTGCGCGAAGCCCTTGCCAGCGGCGTGGACCATATCGACACTTCCGATTTCTATGGACCGCACGTCACCAATCAGATCATCCGCGAGGCATTGCATCCGTACCCTGATCACCTCACCATCGTTACCAAGATCAGCGCGCGCCGCGGTGCCGATGGTGCCTGGCTACCCGCCATGTCAAGCGATGAATTGATACAGGCAGTTCATGACAATCTGCGCAATCTGGGACTGGACGTGTTGGATGTCGTGAACCTGCGCAGCATGCTTGGTGTGCATGGTCCTGTCGAAGGCTCGCTGGAGGAGCCGTTGACGGTTCTGGCCGAATTGCAGCAGCAAGGGCTGGTGCGCCACATCGGCCTGAGCAACGTCACGCCCACGCAGGTTGCGCAAGGGCGTTCTATTTGCGAGATCGTGTGCGTGCAAAACATGTACAACCTGGCCCATCGCGATGACGACGGAATGATTGACGACCTGGCTCAGCAAGGCATCGCCTACGTGCCGTTCTTTCCGCTGGGCGGCTTCACACCGCTGCAGTCTTCGGAGCTTTCGGGCGTTGCGCAGCAACTCGGTGCCACACCCATGCAAGTGGCCCTGGCCTGGCTGTTGCAGCGTTCTCCCAACATCCTTCTGATACCCGGCACTTCGTCCGTGGCCCATCTGCGGGAGAACCTGGCCGCGGCGCAGCTGACACTGACTTCAGACACATTGGCGCAGCTGGACACAATCACGCAATAGGTGCCACCGGCCAATTGCGCAACGGGATCAGTTTGTACGGCAGTCTCGCCGCGCACATCCGCCATTTCCTAAGCATCAGCAACTGCCTGAAATTGGCGTCTGTAAGCCGTGGGGGACACACCATAGCGGGCAACAAAATGCTGGCGCAGCGACACCGGTGAACCAAAGCCGGACTCCTCTGCAATGGCCTCCACCGATCGGTCAGACGACTCCAGCAACTGGCTGGCGCGTGCCAGTCGCTGCCAGGTGAGCCATTGCACCAGCGTGGTTCCGGTCGTGCGCTGAAAGTGCCGGGTAAAAGTGCGCCGACTCATGGCCAGGCGTGCGGCCAGCGTATCGATGTCGTGTGCATGGTTCAGCCGCGTCTGCAGCCACTCCAGCAACTCATTCATGCGACCTCCCCGCCCGGTCTGGGGAATCGCCTCTTCAATGAACTGTGACTGGCCCCCGGTGCGATGCGGGGCCACCACCAGACGGCGCGCCACGCGGTTGGCCAGGGTGGCACCGCACCAGGTGCGCAAAAGGTGCAGGCAGCAATCGATGCTGGCTGCCGTACCCGCGGAGGTAACGACGCGGTCTTCATCCACGTAGAGCACACTGGGGTCCAGACGTACCAGCGGATAGCGGCTGGCAAACAGCGAGGCCCAGTGCCAGTGGGTGGTGGCCTTTCTGCCATCCAGCAAGCCAGCTTGCGCCAGCACGAAGGCACCCAGGCAAAGACCCACTACCGTGGCGCCGCGCCGGTGTGCAGCCACCAGAGCACGCAGCAGCGCCCCTGGTGGGCGCTCGTCCACGTCACGCCAACTCGGTATCACCACCACATCCGCATTGCGCAGAGCACCCAGGCCATGTTTGGCATCAATGCGGAATCCGGCGGACGTCGACAGTGGTCCGGACTCGACGGCGCAAACCGCAAAGTCAAACGGTGCAACGCCTATGTCCGAACGGTCTTCGCCGAATACCAGACATGGCACCGACAGATGGAACGGGCTTATCCCATCGAAAGCAACCACGACGATGTGCCGCGGCTTACCCGATGTTTTTCTGGCGGAGAGTGACGAAGTGACAGCCGGTGCGCGACGGGTGGACATGGCCCAATTCTATCGAAGAATGGCATTCGGGCCACTCGTCAAATAGGCGACCAACTTCCAGAATTCCTACTCATCTTCTACACACCGAAAGGAACACACCATGAGCACCACACCCCGCCGCGCACTGATCGTCATCGACGTGCAGAACGAATACATCACCGGCAATCTGAGGATTGAATACCCACCCATTGACATCTCGCTATCCAACATCGGCCACGCCATGGACGTGGCGCATGCAGCCGGTGTTCCCGTCATCGTGGTGCAGAACCGCACAGCGCCCACTGCTCCGCTGTTTGCACATGGGTCGGATGGATGGGCGCTGCACGACGTGGTTGCATCACGACCGCGCGACCACTATGTGGAGAAGACGCTGCCCAGCGCATTCACCGAAACCAATCTGGAAGCCTGGCTGAAGTCAAAGAACATCGACACACTGACGGTCGCGGGCTACATGACACACAACTGTGATGCGTCCACCGTCTTCGACGCGGTGCACCGCGGACTCACGGTGGAATTTCTGGCCGACGCAACCGGCGCAGTGCCCTATCGCAATGAGGCCGGCTACGCCAGCGCCATGGACATCCACCGGGTATTCAGCGTGGTCATGCACTCGCGCTTCGCTGCAGTCGTCACCACACAGACATGGGCAGAAGCTGTTCGTGCAGGCACGGTACTCGCACGCAGCAACATCCACGCCTCCAATCAACAGGCGCTGCAATGGTGAGTTGATGGGCCAGCGCCGACTTCAGCCGGAAAGAACAGCGCAGTCTTGACGTTCAACGCCTCCACCAGAACTCCTTTCATCAGGTAAAGGGCACCCACGTACTTGACCAAGTCATAGGCAATGCCCGGTCCCGGTGTGATGGCCTAGCGGGTGCGCAATGCCGCCGTCCCCGTAGATGCGTACGACCTGCGCAGGGTGTTTGATCAAGGTCTGCAGTGCCTCGAGGGTCTCCCAGTAGTACACATTGGAAATCAGACCCGTGGCCGGGTTCTCCCACGCTTCTTCGCCCAGGTAGCCTGGGATGGATTTCGCAAGCGCGGCAATCTCGGCATCGAGCGCAAAGAACGCATCATCGAACACGCCCTTGGCAAAAATGAAAGTGGCGCTGTACACCGTGCTCAACCGGCTTTGCGCATGGCGTGTGCCATGGCGTTGTTTCCACGTGCCTCCAGCGTGTCGGCTGCACCCAGGCGATCACGCTCCTCCCGGTTCTGGCTGAGCTTGGTCTTGCCCACCAGCGAGCTCAAGGTGATCTCGATTCCCACTACATTGCGCAGCATGGCGTCTATGTACTCTGGCGCGGAGTCGCCCATCTTCCAGGGCTTGGGTTCGGTGGCCTCGTGCCGGCGCGTGAGATGGGCCAGCAGACGTCGCAGAAAGCGCTCGTCGTCGTGAATGGTGAGAGTGCCGTGGGCATGCACCACCTCGTAGTTCCAGGTCGGCACCTGGCGATGGGTCTCATGCTTGCTGGGGTACCAGTTGGGCGAAATGTAGGCCTGCACTCCACGGAACACCACCATCACAGGCGTGCCGGTCGGACAGCGCTGCCACAGGGGATTGGCGCGGGCCACGTGTGCGAGCAAAGCGCCGTGTGCTCCGGTGGCTGCATCCAGCTCAAACGGAATGTGGTCCGCATCCAGACCAGCGTCGCCATGGGTCACCAGCATTCCCAGCGGATTCTCGCGAACGATACGGTGCAGCTCGTCAGATCGGGTTTCGGCAAAGTGGGCAGGGATGTACATCGTGGTGTTGGAGCAGGGGTTGAACGGAATGATCGCAACTGTCGCCTGAAACCGGCACAATGAGAAGAACCAGTTTTTCACAATATTCATGGGCCAGTTGACAAGTCGATCTAGATCCCAACGCGTTGCCAACGGAGCCGGACGCGGCATCTATGCGTTGCTGCGGGCCCAGATCAACGACGGTACCTTGCCAGCGGGCGCCCGCGCACCTTCTACACGCAGCCTTGCGGCCGAACTGGGTGTATCGCGCACGACCGTCACGGCAGCCTACGAGCAGCTTGCAGCCGAGGGCTATCTGGCTACCTCCACGGGTCGGGTGGCCAGAGTCACCAAACGATTCACTGCCTCTGCCGCACCCGCCATGCCGCGCAAACGCCAGGCCCGGCCGAATCCCGCACTGTCTGATTTCGGGCGCCGCCTCAGCGCGATCGGCATGCCCGCGCTACCGCATACCGAGCCACTCCGGTTTGACTTTCTCTACGGGGCAGTGGCCCATCGCGACTTCCCCACGCTGGCATGGCGGCGGGCTTACCAGTCGGAGTTGCTGCAACAGCAGCGCCGCCTGTACTACGTCCCTCCCGAAGGTGATGAGCAGCTACGCCACGCGGTGCAAGGCTATCTGCGGCGGGCCCGGGGCCTGGCCTGCAGCGCCGAGCAGATTCTGATCGTGCATGGCTCGCAGCAGGCCATCGATCTGTGCGCGCGGCTGCTGCTCAATGCCGGCGACATCTTTGTGTTTGAAGATCCCGGCTACCTGATGGCACGCCGCTGTTTCGAGGCCACGGGTGCACGCTGCTGTCCCGTGCCTGTGGATGCACAGGGCATGGATACTGGCCAATTGCCCCACGCGGACGGCGCCCGCCTGGTCTACGCAACACCCTCCCACCAGTTTCCACTGGGAGGCGTGCTGCCGATCGGGCGGCGCCAGGAACTGCTGCAGTGGGCACGGCGCCAGAACGCCTGGATCGTGGAAGACGACTACGACGGCGAGTTCCGCTACGGGCAGCGCCCCATCGACGCGCTGCAGTCCATTGATGGCGATGGCCGTGTGACTTATGTCGGCACATTCTCCAAGGCATTGTCTCCGCAGCTGCGGATCGGCTATGTGGTGCTGCCGGTGGAATTGGTGCCTGTATTCCGGCAGGCCAAGCGCCTGACCGACCGGCATGCGCCCGTGCTGGAGCAGCGGGTGCTGGCTGCATTGATACAGAGCGGTGCGTACGAACGCCATGTGCGACGCATGCGTCGTGAAAACGAGCGCCGCCGCGCTGCCTTGCTGGATGCCGTGGCACAGTACCTTCCCGAGGAAGCGCAAGTAAGGGGCACCGCTGCGGGTCTGCATGTGGTGTTGTGGCTGCCCTTTTTGCGTCCCGGTGACGAGCCGGCTCTGGTGGCTGCGGCGCGCGCGGTGGGTGTGGGTATCTATCCGGTGTCCACACTGTTTGCGAGCCTGGAATCTGCCGCGTACCGGCCCGCCGGTTTCATTCTGGGATATGCCAGTCTGACGGTTGAGCAGATTCAGCAAGGCATGCGCATTCTGGGTGCGTTGCTCGCCACATGGACCCCGGCGCATTGACTATCTTGCGCATGGTCAAGGATTTCTCCCCGGCGAAGCCTATATTTGTGGCGATGCCATTCACTGGCAACATGAAGGAGAAGGACCATGGACTTTGTCATCATTGGCGCCGGCTCGGCTGGCATGCGCGCTGCCGAGACCTTGCGTGAAACCAGTGCCGATGCGCACATCACACTGGTCAGCGGCGAACCGGGTGAGCCCTATGCGCGCATGGCCATCCCCTATATCCTGAGCGGAAACATAGACGACGACGGTGCGCGCCAACGCCGCTCGCACCACCACCTCGAAGGGCTTGGCATTCGCTACCTCCATGCCAAGGCGTTGCAGGTGCACGCCGGGCCGGACGGCGGCCTGGTCGATCTGGACGACGGTTCGCAACTGCGATATGACCGTCTGCTGGTGGCAACCGGCTCATCGCCCAGCTTGCCACCGTTGCCCGGCACCGATCTGCCGGGTGTGGTGTCGTGCTGGACCCTGGAGGATGCGCACAAGATTGCGCCCCGTCTGGTCCCTGGCGCGCGCGTGGTCTTGTTGGGCGCCGGCTTCGTGGCCGGGGTCTGCATGAAGGCGCTGGTGAGCAGGGGCGTGCGGCTATCCGTAGTGGCGGGCCGTTCGGGCCAGATCCTGCGTTCCATGATGACGCCAGTGGGCAGCCGCATGCTGCAGCGCTGGCTGGAGGGTCGCGGTGTGAACGTCATCACCACTGGGCGCACCCTGCGCATAGAACCCGGTCCGCGCCTGATCATGGACACAGGCGCCATTGATGCCGACCTCATCATTCTGGCAACCGGCGTGCATCCGAACGTGTCGTTCCTTGCAAACACCGGCGTGGAAATCCGCAGCGGAATCGTGATTGACCCGCACATGCGCACCTCGGTCCCACACATCTACGCGGCGGGCGACGTGGCCGAAGGGCACGACTTTTCCACCGGTGAATGGGTAGTGCACGCACTGCAGCCCACGGCCACAGAGCATGGACGCATTGCAGCGCTCAACATGGCCGGCAAGGACGTGCCCTACATCGGCAGCCTGGGCATGAATGTGCTGGACTCGGTCGGGCTCGTATCGCACACCTTTGGTCTGTGGCAGGGCGTTGACGGCGGTGAAAGCACCGAAGTGGTCGATGAGGCCAACTTCATCTATACCCGACTGTGCTTCGATGGCGACCAGCTGGTGGGCGCCATCACCATCGGCCATCCGCAGCACGTGGGCGCCATACGCGGGCTGATCCAGTCGCGCCGACACCTGGGGGCATGGAAGGAACGGCTGCTGAAGAATCCGGAACTGGTGATGGACGCGCAGGTGGACCTCAACCGCGGCTAGGGTTTGTGCGCTCTTGACACATGGGAGGCATTGAACGACTGTGCCTGCTCCAAGGCCCACGCCGGAGCAGTCCCCCATGCAAGTCACACCCCATCAGCATATTTCCACCGTGATGCAGGTCGCATCCGAGGCGCATGCAAACGGCAAGCCGCTGGCTTCCCGCCACGAAGACCTGATTCGGGACTCCTGGGTGCGTTGCGTGCACGAGCACGGGCTGGACCCCACACGCATGCAAGAGGCCATCATCGTGCCGCAAGCCCGCTTGCGCGAGCACAAGGAGCAGATGGAGAGTCTTCTGCAAATTGCCCGCCACGGATTGGAGTCGCTCTACAGCAAGGTCTCGGGTCTGGGCTATGTGGTGCTGCTGACCGATGCGCGTGGCATCACCGTGGACTTTCTGGGTGACTTGGTTTTTGAGCCCAGCCTGCGCCGAGCCGGCCTGTACCTGGGAGCGGATTGGAGCGAACACCATGCGGGCACCTGTGGCGTGGGTACCTGCATCAGCACCGGCCGGGCTCTGACGGTGCATCTGGATGACCATTTCGATGCCACCCACATTCCGTTGACTTGCACAACGGCACCCATCTACGACAGCCTGGGCAATCTGAGCGCCGTGCTGGACATCTCCCAGCTCAGCTCTTCGCAGCCCAAGGAGAGCCAGCACCTCGCCCTGCAGCTGGTCACCATGTATGCGCACGACATCGAGAATGCGGCCTTCCTGCAGCGCCATCGGCGCGACTGGATCGTGCGGCTGGCCAGCGCCCCGCAGTTTCTGGAAGTGCAACCCGAATATCTGCTGGCCCTGGATGGGGCGGGGCGCGTCATCGGCCACAACCGCCGTGCACAGTTGGGGCTGCAGGGCGTGAACCACGGCAAGCTGCTGGGGTCACCATGGGAAAGCCTGCTGAACGTTCCGTTTTCCCAAATCGGCCGCTACGTGATGGCGCAACCCATGGACCAGCGCGCAGTTATGTTGCGTGGCGTGCACAGGGCGTTGTTTCTGTCCGTCACTCCGCCACCACCGGTGCCTCTGGTCGTGCGTGACGCTGTTGCCGCACACCTACCGGAGCCGCTGGCATCCCTCTCCCTGGGTGACCTGGCGCTGGACCGGCAGATCAAACGCGCGGCAATGCTGGTGAACTCCCCCATCAGCCTGCTCATCACCGGTGAAACCGGTTCGGGCAAGGAGTACTTTGCCAAGGCCATTCATGCCAGCAGCGTGCGCAAGCAGCGGCCCTTTGTGGCGGTGAACTGTGCGGCCATCCCCGAGGCGCTGATCGAGAGCGAGCTGTTTGGCCACATGCCCGGCAGCTTTTCCGGAGCCAGTGCCAAGGGCAAGCGCGGGCTGGTGCAGGAAGCCGACGGAGGCACCCTGTTCCTGGATGAGATAGGCGACATGCCCCTGGCGCTGCAGGCACGCCTGCTGCGCGTGTTGTCCGAGCGCGAGGTTCTTCCGGTGGGCGCACTCAAGCCCATCCCCATCAACATCCGCGTCATTGCCGCCACGCATGCGCCCCTGGAAGCGCTGGTGCGCTCAGGCAAGTTCCGTGACGACCTGTACTACCGCCTCAATGGTGCCCACTTCAGTCTGCCGCCGCTGCGCGAGCGGGCGGACCGTGGTGCGCTGATTGGCCATATGTTGTCAGGCCGCACACTCACTGCGGCAGCGCTGGCACAACTGATGGCACATACATGGCCGGGCAATCTGCGGGAGCTTCGCAATGTGCTGGACTACGCCAGCAGCATGCGCGCGCACGGCGACATCGACACCGACGACTTGCCGCAACTGCGTGAAGCATCCGCCGTGCAGGCCGTGGCGCAGCCCCGTCCAGCCCCACGCTGCGATGCCGACGAGCAGCTGCTACAGGCTCTGCGCGCCGCGCATTGGAACGTAAGTGCCCTGGCGCGCGAGCTGGGGCTGTCGCGCATGACGCTGTACCGGCGCATGAAGCGTGCAGGCATCGTGCCGAACAACCGCGAATAGCGGTGCAACAGGGTGACAACTGTCACCTGCCTGGCTGTTACACCTGTCACAGTGTGACAGCACCCCCTGCGTTCTGAGTCCATACAAATCAAGCACTTAGGCGCCGGACCGTTCTGGCACGGATATTGACTTGTATCAGTTGAGTCAGCCCATTTCGAGGCTGGCCATCCACAGGAGACAAGTTCAATGACAACCCCCTCGCAAAGGGCCAGCACCTGGTTGGCCGATTTTGGTGCCGCGCTTGGCAAGCGTGATCTGGAAGCGGCGCTCGCACTGTTTGATGACGACTGCTATTGGCGCGACCTGGTCAGCTTCACCTGGAACATCTGTACCCAGGAAGGCAAGCCCGCGGTGCGCGACATGCTCGCTGCACGGCTGGCCGATGTGGCTCCAGGCAGCTTCACGCTGGAAGGCGAAGCGACCGAAGCCGGTGGCGTGATCGACGCCTGGTTCACCTTCGAGACACGTCTTTCGCGTGGACGCGGCCATTTGCGGCTCAAGGACGGTAAGGCCTGGACCCTGCTCACCACTATGGTGGAACTCAAGGGCTTCGAGGAAAAGACCGGCACCCGCCGCATCAAGGGCGCAGAGCACGGAGTGCACAAGAACCGCAAAACCTGGATGGAGCTGCGCAATGAGGAGCAGGCCAAGCTGGGTTACAGCGAGCAGCCCTATGTGGTCATCGTGGGGGGCGGTCAGGGCGGCATCATTCTGGCTGCGCGCCTGCGTCGTCTGGGCGTGCCCACGCTGGTCATCGAGAAGAATGCGCGTCCCGGCGACAGCTGGCGCAACCGCTACAAGAGCTTGTGCCTGCATGACCCGGTGTGGTACGACCACCTGCCCTACATTCCTTTCCCGGACGACTGGCCGGTGTTCGCACCCAAGGACAAGGTGGGCGATTGGCTGGAGATGTATGCCAAGGTCATGGAGCTCAACTACTGGGGCTCCACTACTGCCAAGAGTGCGCACTTTGACGAGGCCAAGGGCGAGTGGGTGGTGGAGGTGGACCGCGCCGGTGAACAGGTGACGCTGCGGCCCAAGCAACTGGTGTTTGCGCTGGGTGTTTCCGGCTATGCCAACGTGCCCAAGATTGCAGGTGCCGACACCTTTGAAGGCGAGCAGCACCACTCCAGCAAGCACCCCGGCCCGGAAAAATACAAGGGCAAGAAAGTGGTGGTGCTGGGCTCCAACAACTCGGCCCACGACATCTGCGCAGCCCTGTGGGAGAACGGCGTGGACGTCACCATGGTCCAGCGCAGCAGCACCCACATTGCGCCCTCGCAGGCGCTCATGGAGCTGGCATTGGGCGGGCTCTACAGCGAAGAGGCTGTCAAGAACGGCATAGACCACCACAAGGCCGACCTGATCTTTGCCAGCGTGCCCTACAAGATCATGCACACCTTCCACATCCCGGTGTACGAGGAGATGAAGAAGCGCGAGGCCGATCTCTATGGCCGACTGGAGAAGGCGGGCTTCATGCTGGACTTTGGTGATGACGGCTCTGGCCTGTTCATGAAGTACCTGCGCCGCGGTTCGGGCTACTATATCGACGTGGGCGCGTCCGAGCTGGTGGCCAATGGCAGCATCAAGCTCAAGAGCCGGGTAAACATCGAGCGCATCAACCCCAAGTCAGTACTGCTCACCGACGGCACCGAGCTGCCCGCGGATCTGATCGTGTACGCCACCGGATTTGGCTCCATGAACCAGTTCCTGGCCGACATCGTCTCACCCGATGTGGCCAACCGCGTCGGCAAGGTATGGGGCCTGGGCTCCAGCACCACCAAGGACCCTGGACCATGGGAAGGCGAGCTTCGCAACATGTGGAAGCCCACCAACCAGCCGCAGCTCTGGATTCATGGCGGCAATCTGCACCAGAGCCGGCATTACTCGCAGTTCCTGTCCCTGCAACTCAAGGCCCGCTTTGAGGGCCTGGATACGCCGGTGTATCGGCAGGCTGCGGTGCATCACCTGCGCTAGCGCTTCACTTGAAGGCGACGGGCTTGCCAGCGTTGTCCTTGATGTCGCCCCAGGACTTCTGAATGGCGGCCACCACGGTGGCCGGCATCGGGACGTAATCCAGATCCGAGGCCGCCTTGCCGCCATTGGCGTAGGCCCAGTTGAAGAACTTCAGCACCTCGGCTGCGTTGGCGGGCTTGTCCTGCTTTTCGTGCATCAGGATGAAGGTGGCTCCGCTGATGGGCCAGGCTTCCTTGCCTGGCTCATTGGTGAGGATCTGGTAGAACGACTTGCTCCAATCGGCGCCGGCAGCGGCCGCCTTGAAGGCTGCCTCGTCGGGATGGACGAAATTGCCCGACGCGTTCTGCAGGATGGCGTAGTTCATCTTGTTCTGCTTCACGTAGGAATATTCCACATAACCAATCGAATTGGGAATGCGGTTGACGAAGGCCGAAACGCCTTCGTT contains:
- a CDS encoding polymer-forming cytoskeletal protein, producing the protein MALQPAFFGKRPNDPLASRPLPGQPGAVAGSHPVAAGAAPVAPAPTPAPVQAPAAPIESAATPAISGAPIKEGGSKLTVGPNIKLKGVEITDCDTLIVEGTVEATMDSRVMHITSIGAFKGSAEIDYAEIHGAFNGDLTVREKLVVYSTGRVSGKIRYGKLVIEEGGQLTGDIQFGTANPSKESASAKVGLLAAA
- a CDS encoding LysR family transcriptional regulator; its protein translation is MEADLGDLNAFLAVARAGGFRVGARASGTSASGLSEAVRRLETQLGVRLLHRTTRSVVPTEAGQRLIERLAPALTEVQSALDVVNGFRDRPAGTLRLNAAVSAARLVLPAIIPAFLEAYPDIQLEVFADDSFVDVIAVGCDAGIRYEERLEKDMIAVPIGPRVQRFALAASPGYLDRCGRPQHPSELLHHACLRGRFASGAMPTWEFERKGEVVRITPAGPLIVQIGSAVDLLVETAMAGTGLVYLFDEWLRPQLDSGALEPVLEAWWPRFSGPFLYYPGRKLPPAPLRAFIDFVRAAA
- a CDS encoding aldo/keto reductase family oxidoreductase, translated to MSHHASHSIYPLGRRSVNRLGYGAMQLAGPGVFGPPKDRDAALAVLREALASGVDHIDTSDFYGPHVTNQIIREALHPYPDHLTIVTKISARRGADGAWLPAMSSDELIQAVHDNLRNLGLDVLDVVNLRSMLGVHGPVEGSLEEPLTVLAELQQQGLVRHIGLSNVTPTQVAQGRSICEIVCVQNMYNLAHRDDDGMIDDLAQQGIAYVPFFPLGGFTPLQSSELSGVAQQLGATPMQVALAWLLQRSPNILLIPGTSSVAHLRENLAAAQLTLTSDTLAQLDTITQ
- a CDS encoding helix-turn-helix domain-containing protein translates to MSTRRAPAVTSSLSARKTSGKPRHIVVVAFDGISPFHLSVPCLVFGEDRSDIGVAPFDFAVCAVESGPLSTSAGFRIDAKHGLGALRNADVVVIPSWRDVDERPPGALLRALVAAHRRGATVVGLCLGAFVLAQAGLLDGRKATTHWHWASLFASRYPLVRLDPSVLYVDEDRVVTSAGTAASIDCCLHLLRTWCGATLANRVARRLVVAPHRTGGQSQFIEEAIPQTGRGGRMNELLEWLQTRLNHAHDIDTLAARLAMSRRTFTRHFQRTTGTTLVQWLTWQRLARASQLLESSDRSVEAIAEESGFGSPVSLRQHFVARYGVSPTAYRRQFQAVADA
- a CDS encoding cysteine hydrolase family protein, translating into MSTTPRRALIVIDVQNEYITGNLRIEYPPIDISLSNIGHAMDVAHAAGVPVIVVQNRTAPTAPLFAHGSDGWALHDVVASRPRDHYVEKTLPSAFTETNLEAWLKSKNIDTLTVAGYMTHNCDASTVFDAVHRGLTVEFLADATGAVPYRNEAGYASAMDIHRVFSVVMHSRFAAVVTTQTWAEAVRAGTVLARSNIHASNQQALQW
- a CDS encoding antibiotic biosynthesis monooxygenase — translated: MYSATFIFAKGVFDDAFFALDAEIAALAKSIPGYLGEEAWENPATGLISNVYYWETLEALQTLIKHPAQVVRIYGDGGIAHPLGHHTGTGHCL
- a CDS encoding FMN-binding negative transcriptional regulator; translation: MYIPAHFAETRSDELHRIVRENPLGMLVTHGDAGLDADHIPFELDAATGAHGALLAHVARANPLWQRCPTGTPVMVVFRGVQAYISPNWYPSKHETHRQVPTWNYEVVHAHGTLTIHDDERFLRRLLAHLTRRHEATEPKPWKMGDSAPEYIDAMLRNVVGIEITLSSLVGKTKLSQNREERDRLGAADTLEARGNNAMAHAMRKAG
- a CDS encoding PLP-dependent aminotransferase family protein; amino-acid sequence: MGQLTSRSRSQRVANGAGRGIYALLRAQINDGTLPAGARAPSTRSLAAELGVSRTTVTAAYEQLAAEGYLATSTGRVARVTKRFTASAAPAMPRKRQARPNPALSDFGRRLSAIGMPALPHTEPLRFDFLYGAVAHRDFPTLAWRRAYQSELLQQQRRLYYVPPEGDEQLRHAVQGYLRRARGLACSAEQILIVHGSQQAIDLCARLLLNAGDIFVFEDPGYLMARRCFEATGARCCPVPVDAQGMDTGQLPHADGARLVYATPSHQFPLGGVLPIGRRQELLQWARRQNAWIVEDDYDGEFRYGQRPIDALQSIDGDGRVTYVGTFSKALSPQLRIGYVVLPVELVPVFRQAKRLTDRHAPVLEQRVLAALIQSGAYERHVRRMRRENERRRAALLDAVAQYLPEEAQVRGTAAGLHVVLWLPFLRPGDEPALVAAARAVGVGIYPVSTLFASLESAAYRPAGFILGYASLTVEQIQQGMRILGALLATWTPAH
- a CDS encoding FAD-dependent oxidoreductase — its product is MDFVIIGAGSAGMRAAETLRETSADAHITLVSGEPGEPYARMAIPYILSGNIDDDGARQRRSHHHLEGLGIRYLHAKALQVHAGPDGGLVDLDDGSQLRYDRLLVATGSSPSLPPLPGTDLPGVVSCWTLEDAHKIAPRLVPGARVVLLGAGFVAGVCMKALVSRGVRLSVVAGRSGQILRSMMTPVGSRMLQRWLEGRGVNVITTGRTLRIEPGPRLIMDTGAIDADLIILATGVHPNVSFLANTGVEIRSGIVIDPHMRTSVPHIYAAGDVAEGHDFSTGEWVVHALQPTATEHGRIAALNMAGKDVPYIGSLGMNVLDSVGLVSHTFGLWQGVDGGESTEVVDEANFIYTRLCFDGDQLVGAITIGHPQHVGAIRGLIQSRRHLGAWKERLLKNPELVMDAQVDLNRG